A stretch of the Sphingomonas sp. CL5.1 genome encodes the following:
- a CDS encoding MFS transporter — protein MVEATTPRTFDASPERVQNEAWWMLAVLLLLYTLSFVDRIVISMLVDPIKATLGLSDVQMGLIIGPAFGVAYCIFGYVFGLAADRTSRRKVIFGGVTLWSLSAGLSGLAASFAGLLAFRVGVGAGEAALTPAAYSLLTDRFPRRRLTTAMAIYQMGAKLGAALAFAIGGVSIAFAATIQHTHWPVVGNMEPWQIALALTGLPGVLLALLIFTFREPLRGASINASADRPPLIPFLRSEARALVPMAVGFASISITMYSLTSWAPTYMSRQFGWHPAQYGPALSVISLFGAGSMIVKGMIVDWLYGRGMRDAHLRFFTWLLAAAIPVGAVAFFLTDPWWFLIAYGIMQVVALQFVVFMGATLQLFVPPTLRGQVTGLFLGFFTFLGLGAGPTFTAFLTDYVFQDETKLGMSLATTTCLTIPLAWICLRYALAPVRAVLARQGDPETPRHGA, from the coding sequence GTGGTTGAAGCCACGACGCCCCGCACCTTCGATGCCAGCCCGGAACGCGTGCAGAACGAGGCATGGTGGATGCTGGCGGTGCTGCTGCTGCTCTACACGCTCTCCTTCGTTGACCGGATCGTCATCTCGATGCTGGTCGATCCGATCAAGGCGACGCTCGGGCTGTCCGACGTGCAGATGGGGCTGATCATCGGGCCCGCCTTCGGTGTCGCTTACTGTATCTTCGGCTATGTTTTCGGCCTTGCCGCCGATCGCACGTCCCGCCGGAAGGTGATCTTTGGCGGCGTGACCCTGTGGTCGCTGTCAGCCGGCCTCAGCGGGCTTGCCGCCAGTTTCGCCGGGCTTCTCGCGTTCCGCGTCGGCGTCGGTGCGGGCGAGGCGGCGCTGACGCCCGCAGCCTATTCGTTGCTGACCGATCGCTTTCCGCGACGACGGTTGACTACGGCGATGGCCATCTATCAGATGGGCGCAAAGCTCGGTGCCGCGCTCGCATTCGCGATCGGCGGCGTGAGTATCGCCTTCGCCGCGACGATCCAGCACACCCATTGGCCGGTCGTTGGGAACATGGAACCGTGGCAGATCGCGCTTGCGCTGACAGGGTTGCCTGGCGTGCTCCTCGCGCTGCTGATCTTTACCTTCCGCGAACCGCTGCGCGGTGCCTCCATAAACGCCTCGGCGGATCGTCCGCCGCTGATCCCGTTCCTGCGCAGCGAGGCGCGCGCGCTGGTGCCGATGGCGGTCGGCTTCGCCTCGATCTCCATCACTATGTACAGCCTTACCTCCTGGGCGCCGACCTATATGAGCCGGCAGTTCGGATGGCATCCTGCGCAATACGGGCCTGCGCTCAGCGTAATCAGCCTGTTCGGGGCGGGCTCGATGATCGTGAAGGGCATGATCGTCGACTGGCTCTATGGCCGCGGCATGCGCGACGCGCATTTGCGCTTCTTCACCTGGCTGCTCGCCGCCGCTATCCCGGTAGGGGCCGTCGCGTTCTTCCTGACCGACCCCTGGTGGTTCCTCATTGCTTATGGGATCATGCAGGTCGTGGCCCTGCAATTCGTCGTCTTCATGGGCGCCACGCTGCAGCTGTTCGTTCCCCCGACGCTACGCGGGCAGGTGACGGGGCTCTTCCTCGGCTTCTTTACATTCCTCGGGCTGGGCGCGGGCCCGACCTTCACTGCATTCCTGACCGACTATGTTTTCCAGGACGAGACCAAGCTGGGAATGTCGCTGGCAACCACCACCTGCCTGACGATCCCGCTCGCCTGGATTTGCCTGCGATACGCGCTGGCCCCGGTCCGAGCCGTCCTGGCGCGGCAAGGCGACCCAGAAACCCCGCGCCACGGAGCCTGA
- a CDS encoding S9 family peptidase: MIERRHVALPIRIGATFETQSGLQLNAPRIYGMLAAPARARVAAILIHPSSSMMSHYLIEPLNARGLAVLALNTRYAGGDQTLIMENAIQDLGAGVRYLREQGFERVVLLGNSGGASLTALYQAQAERITLTHTPAGDPVHLVAEEMPPADGLILLAGHPGRSTLMTTYIDAAVIDERNPDVGDPALDIFAPANPAPFSSDFVARVRAAQRARSERITSWAVERLHILRERPGGARDEAFVVHRTYADPRFVDRGLDPNDRAPGGNRGDTPQQANLSANNLARFTTLTSWLSQWSHLSNADGPDNLAKTSIPVLQLEYTADAGIFPSDVARWSAAGGDRVENHRIVGASHYLYRLPRQLAEVAELAAQWSKIR; encoded by the coding sequence ATGATCGAACGCCGCCACGTCGCATTGCCGATCCGGATCGGGGCGACGTTCGAGACCCAATCGGGACTCCAGCTCAACGCACCGCGCATCTACGGCATGCTCGCGGCGCCAGCCCGCGCGCGCGTCGCGGCCATCCTGATCCATCCGTCCAGTAGCATGATGAGCCACTATCTTATCGAGCCGCTCAACGCGCGCGGGCTGGCAGTGCTCGCGCTCAACACGCGCTACGCGGGCGGCGACCAAACGCTGATCATGGAAAATGCGATCCAGGATCTCGGCGCCGGCGTACGCTATCTTCGCGAGCAGGGTTTCGAGCGTGTCGTGCTGCTCGGCAATTCCGGTGGCGCGTCGCTGACTGCCCTCTACCAGGCGCAGGCCGAGCGGATCACCCTCACGCATACGCCTGCCGGGGATCCGGTACATCTCGTCGCAGAGGAGATGCCGCCCGCGGACGGCCTGATCCTGCTTGCCGGGCATCCCGGTCGCTCGACACTGATGACGACCTATATCGACGCGGCGGTGATCGACGAGCGGAATCCCGATGTCGGCGATCCGGCGCTGGACATTTTCGCACCAGCAAATCCGGCACCATTTTCCAGCGATTTCGTCGCGCGCGTTCGCGCCGCCCAACGCGCGCGCAGCGAACGCATCACCTCCTGGGCGGTCGAGCGCCTGCACATATTGCGTGAACGGCCCGGTGGCGCCCGCGATGAGGCCTTCGTCGTTCATCGCACTTATGCCGATCCGCGCTTCGTCGACCGGGGGCTCGACCCCAACGACCGCGCGCCCGGCGGCAACCGCGGCGACACGCCGCAACAGGCCAATCTCTCGGCGAACAACCTTGCGCGCTTCACCACGCTGACTTCCTGGCTCAGCCAATGGTCGCACCTCTCGAACGCGGACGGACCGGATAATCTGGCGAAGACGAGCATTCCCGTCCTGCAACTCGAATATACCGCGGACGCAGGCATCTTCCCGAGCGATGTGGCGCGCTGGTCCGCAGCGGGCGGCGATCGGGTCGAGAATCATCGCATTGTCGGCGCGTCGCACTATCTCTACCGCCTCCCCCGGCAATTGGCGGAGGTTGCGGAACTCGCTGCCCAATGGAGCAAGATTCGCTGA
- a CDS encoding MFS transporter, whose amino-acid sequence MTVAAIEVGSASAPVGKVSTFRTAALIAVLLIFCIFAVVDRTVIAMLVDPIKDSLGLSDTQIGLLMGVAYAVAYGLGGLPMGYLVDRYPRKWILFLAVILWGMAEAACGFATGFVWLFLARAAVGLFESPLHPSAHSIIADTVPRRRLATVLSIYSMGNLIGTGLALMIGGWIVNSLLHLDYIRVPLIGDMAPWQCAFLFTGVPGLFLALLIFPFAEPSRHISHGHGQVSWAEMFGFIRSKWQVVLTLIVVFGGMNIVVGGIIKWAPAYMSRHFKMNPAEYGVALGLAQSLPAIAGLLAAGWIIDRWYAKGRKDAHLTYYLWVLVITSPIVFVGLMSNSIALFLAAIALAKGLTVNFLGIAAAQVQMISPPQMRGRLSGLFFLMVVALLGTTFGALLPAVISEHILHDTKRIGHGIAITLAIFAPLAVIAILWGRKYVRAAVEEAEKAIVA is encoded by the coding sequence ATGACGGTGGCAGCAATTGAAGTTGGAAGCGCGAGTGCTCCCGTCGGGAAGGTCTCGACGTTTCGCACCGCCGCGTTGATCGCCGTTCTCCTCATTTTCTGCATTTTCGCCGTGGTCGATCGCACGGTGATTGCGATGCTTGTCGATCCGATCAAGGATTCCCTTGGGCTCAGCGACACACAGATCGGGCTGCTCATGGGAGTCGCCTACGCCGTGGCCTATGGTCTTGGCGGACTACCAATGGGCTATCTGGTAGATCGCTATCCACGCAAATGGATCCTTTTCCTGGCGGTTATCTTGTGGGGTATGGCGGAAGCCGCCTGCGGCTTTGCCACCGGCTTCGTCTGGCTGTTCCTGGCGCGCGCGGCCGTCGGCCTATTTGAGTCGCCGCTGCATCCCAGCGCTCATTCGATCATCGCGGACACGGTACCGCGCCGACGACTGGCGACCGTCCTGTCGATCTACTCGATGGGGAACCTCATCGGCACCGGCTTGGCGCTCATGATCGGTGGCTGGATCGTCAATTCGCTGCTCCACCTCGACTACATCCGCGTTCCGCTGATCGGCGATATGGCTCCCTGGCAATGCGCCTTCCTTTTCACCGGGGTGCCCGGACTGTTTCTCGCACTGCTGATTTTCCCCTTCGCGGAGCCGTCGCGGCACATCTCGCACGGTCACGGGCAAGTCAGTTGGGCAGAGATGTTCGGCTTCATTCGGTCGAAATGGCAAGTGGTCCTCACGCTTATCGTCGTGTTCGGCGGCATGAACATCGTCGTGGGCGGCATTATCAAATGGGCGCCCGCTTATATGTCGCGCCATTTCAAGATGAATCCGGCCGAATATGGCGTAGCGCTGGGGCTTGCTCAAAGCCTCCCCGCCATAGCCGGGCTCCTGGCGGCGGGCTGGATTATTGACCGTTGGTACGCCAAAGGCCGCAAGGACGCGCACCTCACTTATTACCTATGGGTATTGGTCATCACATCGCCGATCGTGTTCGTCGGCCTGATGTCGAACAGTATCGCATTGTTTCTGGCCGCGATCGCGCTTGCCAAGGGTCTGACGGTCAATTTCCTCGGAATCGCGGCGGCACAGGTACAAATGATCTCACCTCCGCAAATGCGCGGGCGGCTGTCGGGCTTGTTCTTCCTGATGGTGGTGGCGCTGCTGGGTACCACTTTCGGCGCATTGCTGCCAGCTGTCATCTCCGAGCACATCCTGCATGATACCAAGCGGATCGGCCATGGCATCGCCATCACCTTGGCGATTTTCGCGCCGCTTGCGGTGATCGCGATTCTCTGGGGGCGCAAATATGTCCGCGCCGCCGTGGAAGAGGCAGAAAAGGCTATAGTCGCTTGA
- a CDS encoding 2Fe-2S iron-sulfur cluster-binding protein, whose translation MAKLTVVTRDGSAHEVEADAASGYSLMEIIRDHGFDELEATCGGCCSCATCHVHVHPGWISRLSAISENEIDLLDGAAEREETSRLSCQVPFTSELDGITVTIAPE comes from the coding sequence ATGGCGAAGTTGACGGTTGTTACGCGAGACGGTTCTGCGCACGAAGTAGAGGCCGACGCCGCGTCTGGTTATTCGCTCATGGAAATCATTCGGGATCACGGCTTTGACGAGTTGGAAGCCACCTGCGGCGGCTGCTGCTCGTGCGCAACTTGCCATGTTCACGTCCATCCCGGCTGGATCTCGCGCCTCTCGGCCATTTCGGAGAACGAGATCGACCTTCTCGACGGAGCAGCCGAACGCGAAGAGACATCACGATTATCGTGCCAAGTGCCTTTCACGTCCGAGCTGGACGGAATCACGGTCACAATCGCTCCTGAATGA
- a CDS encoding class I adenylate-forming enzyme family protein, whose translation MQDQNSADAPPLLDPSLPTFTDLLLAAEQTFPTQEAFVDGDDRINYGAWVDQSLRVAQAFSDRGVKAGDIVLIAIENGIDFAVCFAGTQLLGAIASGVNVRLGRREFEGVVERSEAALIIVEDNGLEPNAGPYVVRRSELASFRTSPTKATPRAGQPDDIAVIIWTSGTTGMPKGACFTHNNLRNAVRTAGPVAAPLARKLSSVPFAHAGFMSKGWEQVAFGMTLIVAPTPWRADAMLRLLVEERINIAGAVPTQWTKLLAHPGLAAADLSHVKVGITATAPAQPELIEQVSRAIGVPLIVRYSMTECPSMTGTRIGDSAEIQYRTVGRAQVGVELKFLDEDRNQVPHGAVGRIAVRSKAITIGYWKDPERTAETLIGDGWMLTGDFGRLDEQGNVILAGRANEMYIRGGYNVYPIEVERVISEMPDVSAVAVIGTPAPAIGEVGVAFVVPADPANPPSLETVRAKVKSELADYKAPDQIVLVDALPLTPMMKVDKQTLKARAAALESTRG comes from the coding sequence ATGCAAGACCAGAACAGTGCCGACGCTCCGCCGCTCCTCGACCCGAGCCTGCCAACCTTCACTGATCTGCTCCTGGCCGCCGAGCAGACATTTCCGACACAGGAAGCCTTTGTCGATGGCGATGACCGCATCAACTATGGCGCGTGGGTTGATCAGTCGCTGCGCGTTGCGCAGGCATTCTCAGATCGCGGTGTAAAGGCGGGCGATATCGTCCTGATCGCAATCGAGAACGGCATCGACTTCGCGGTCTGCTTCGCCGGTACGCAACTGCTCGGCGCCATTGCAAGCGGAGTCAATGTACGGCTGGGCCGCCGCGAATTCGAAGGCGTGGTCGAACGATCCGAAGCCGCGCTCATCATCGTCGAAGACAATGGGCTCGAGCCAAATGCCGGCCCGTATGTGGTTCGCCGCTCCGAGCTTGCGTCGTTTCGCACTTCCCCCACGAAGGCGACACCCCGTGCCGGCCAGCCTGACGACATCGCGGTCATCATCTGGACCAGCGGCACCACCGGGATGCCCAAGGGAGCGTGCTTCACGCACAACAATCTCCGCAACGCCGTCAGGACCGCAGGCCCGGTTGCCGCACCCTTGGCGCGGAAACTCAGCTCGGTCCCGTTTGCCCATGCGGGCTTCATGTCGAAGGGATGGGAACAGGTTGCTTTCGGCATGACGCTGATCGTGGCGCCGACGCCGTGGCGCGCCGATGCGATGCTCAGACTCCTGGTCGAGGAGCGGATCAACATCGCCGGAGCGGTCCCGACGCAATGGACCAAGCTGCTGGCACATCCCGGCCTGGCCGCCGCCGACCTCTCGCACGTGAAGGTCGGCATAACCGCCACGGCACCGGCGCAGCCCGAGTTGATCGAACAGGTTTCGCGTGCCATCGGGGTACCGCTGATCGTGCGCTATTCGATGACCGAATGCCCATCGATGACCGGCACGCGGATCGGCGACAGCGCCGAGATCCAGTATCGCACCGTCGGCCGCGCGCAGGTCGGCGTGGAACTGAAATTCCTAGACGAGGATCGCAACCAGGTGCCGCACGGCGCTGTCGGCAGGATCGCCGTTCGCTCCAAAGCGATCACCATCGGCTATTGGAAGGATCCCGAGCGAACCGCCGAGACGCTGATCGGCGATGGCTGGATGCTCACCGGAGACTTCGGCCGACTGGACGAGCAGGGCAATGTGATCCTCGCCGGCCGCGCCAACGAAATGTACATTCGCGGCGGCTACAATGTCTATCCGATCGAGGTTGAGCGCGTAATCAGCGAAATGCCCGATGTGTCGGCGGTCGCGGTCATCGGCACACCAGCACCGGCAATCGGCGAGGTCGGTGTTGCGTTCGTCGTTCCGGCAGATCCCGCGAACCCGCCCTCGCTAGAGACCGTCAGGGCCAAGGTTAAATCCGAGCTCGCCGACTACAAGGCACCGGACCAGATCGTGCTGGTCGACGCCCTGCCGCTCACGCCCATGATGAAAGTCGACAAGCAGACCCTCAAAGCGCGCGCCGCAGCGCTCGAGTCGACCCGTGGTTGA
- a CDS encoding TonB-dependent receptor has product MSNRIFTSRIAIAVALITPGAAWAQDATRAAQTQAQSDDQSGIQDIVITAQHREERLQDVPIAVTAVSGDSLARSGVTDTRQLTQSMPSVVFSRVNSSFQPYIRGVGTRNANIGDESNVSLYIDGVYQPVMSSLGFDLVNVERIEVLRGPQGTLFGRNSTGGLINIITPDPTQELSGSVVARVGSYGEKSLQGYISTGIAPGVSIDLTGSIGGDTGYIKDLVNGGYRGDRSSEVARAKILIEPTANFRMVLTGNYTRYADSSSVSEQPFRGNSTGARAPVPILPTGPWQTAIDTPTNAKSKTYSASLQTRLTLESFNIETMSAYINSKAVSITDSDATTKPIGSVIAPQSSYYIENEIRALSTGDSAFSWIVGAFQLSGKGSFDGLESYANGALVSRTFTRQEVVSYAGFGEGTLRFGPVSLIAGARYSTEKRNYEAHTATAIAVPFRESSNNKVTYRFSAQYKFSPSANVYASYSRGFKSGVYNGFATTVAAASPTRPETIDSYEIGFKTDPLNWLRINGSLFHYDYTDIQQSARDPVTTLVLLFNAASAKVDGAELEATVRVSRNFNIRGYGTYLRAKYDSFPTAQIFRPMPTLGNSSIAPYDASGKDMIRAPRSTVGVNFDWSHDTDVGTFGVAGNIFHSAKYYWDFENRLTQPAYTMINGDISFSPAGMDNLRLSVFVRNLANEVVYSQMTSTATADKAGFERPRTFGASAAFKF; this is encoded by the coding sequence GTGTCGAATCGCATTTTCACCAGCAGGATTGCAATCGCAGTGGCGCTGATCACGCCAGGTGCGGCGTGGGCGCAGGATGCAACGCGCGCCGCGCAGACCCAAGCGCAATCGGACGACCAGAGCGGCATCCAGGACATCGTCATCACTGCGCAACACCGCGAAGAGCGCCTGCAGGACGTGCCGATCGCAGTCACTGCGGTGAGCGGCGATAGCCTGGCTCGCTCGGGCGTGACCGACACGCGCCAGCTGACCCAGTCGATGCCCTCCGTGGTCTTCAGCCGCGTCAATTCGAGCTTCCAGCCCTATATCCGCGGAGTCGGCACGCGAAACGCCAATATCGGCGATGAGTCGAACGTCTCGCTCTACATCGACGGCGTGTATCAGCCGGTGATGTCGTCGCTCGGCTTCGACCTCGTCAACGTCGAGCGGATCGAAGTGCTGCGTGGTCCACAGGGAACACTCTTCGGTCGGAACTCCACTGGCGGATTGATCAACATCATCACGCCGGACCCTACGCAAGAACTGTCGGGCAGCGTTGTCGCCCGGGTCGGTAGCTATGGTGAGAAATCGCTCCAGGGCTATATCTCGACCGGCATCGCGCCCGGCGTCAGTATCGACCTGACCGGCAGCATCGGTGGTGATACCGGCTATATCAAGGATCTGGTCAACGGCGGCTATCGCGGCGATCGCTCCTCGGAAGTGGCTCGCGCCAAGATTTTGATCGAGCCGACCGCCAATTTCCGCATGGTGCTGACCGGCAACTACACCCGCTACGCCGATTCCTCGTCGGTCAGCGAGCAGCCCTTCCGTGGCAACTCGACGGGCGCCCGCGCGCCCGTGCCGATTCTGCCCACCGGTCCATGGCAGACGGCGATCGACACGCCCACAAACGCCAAGTCCAAGACCTATTCCGCATCGCTGCAGACCCGACTGACCCTCGAGAGTTTCAATATCGAGACCATGTCTGCCTATATCAACAGCAAGGCCGTATCCATCACCGACAGCGATGCGACGACAAAGCCGATCGGTTCGGTAATCGCGCCGCAGAGTTCCTATTATATCGAAAACGAGATCCGTGCGCTTTCGACCGGCGATAGTGCATTCTCCTGGATCGTCGGCGCATTTCAACTCTCAGGCAAAGGCTCGTTCGACGGGCTGGAGAGCTATGCGAACGGCGCACTCGTAAGCCGCACGTTCACGCGACAAGAGGTCGTGTCCTACGCAGGCTTCGGTGAAGGAACGCTGCGGTTCGGCCCTGTCTCGCTGATCGCCGGCGCGCGCTACAGCACGGAAAAGCGCAACTATGAGGCGCACACGGCGACTGCTATCGCCGTGCCCTTCCGCGAGTCGAGCAACAACAAGGTAACCTACCGCTTCTCGGCTCAGTATAAATTCAGCCCCAGCGCCAATGTCTACGCAAGCTACAGCCGCGGTTTCAAGAGCGGCGTCTATAACGGCTTCGCGACGACCGTGGCCGCCGCGTCGCCCACGCGTCCTGAAACGATCGACTCGTACGAAATTGGCTTCAAGACCGATCCGCTCAACTGGCTGCGCATTAACGGCTCGCTGTTCCATTATGACTATACGGACATCCAGCAATCGGCGCGTGACCCGGTCACCACGCTGGTGCTGCTTTTCAACGCGGCATCCGCCAAGGTCGATGGCGCCGAGCTCGAAGCCACAGTTCGGGTGAGCCGCAACTTCAATATCCGCGGCTACGGTACCTATCTCCGCGCCAAGTATGACAGCTTCCCGACCGCCCAGATCTTCCGTCCAATGCCTACGCTGGGTAACTCTTCGATCGCTCCATATGATGCCTCAGGCAAGGACATGATCCGCGCGCCCCGCTCCACGGTAGGCGTCAATTTCGATTGGTCGCATGATACGGACGTGGGCACCTTCGGCGTAGCCGGAAATATCTTCCACTCCGCCAAATATTATTGGGACTTCGAAAACCGCCTCACCCAGCCCGCATACACCATGATCAACGGCGATATCTCGTTCTCGCCTGCTGGTATGGACAATCTGCGCTTGAGCGTATTCGTGCGAAACCTTGCCAACGAGGTAGTGTATTCGCAGATGACGTCCACCGCGACGGCAGATAAGGCCGGGTTCGAGCGTCCGCGGACATTTGGTGCCTCGGCTGCCTTCAAGTTTTGA
- a CDS encoding enoyl-CoA hydratase-related protein, which yields MTTMLAVQLVAGRSDELVVTDLEGIRLIIFNRPAARNALSNAMKQALVACLDQAGKDDNIRVVVLTGAGGCFSAGADMKELRAGAQPIRPHPGEALRAFGKPVIAAVDGPCATGALEVALSCSFILASAKARFADTHAKVGLIAGWGMSALLPRAIGRRRANQIMSTGEFIDAGRAYDWGLVNEVVEGDVTERAVEIARQIADNPRASVEGQIGAMFEGYGASLNEALEIEERMKQSWRAGRTGLFATDPNTVPKT from the coding sequence ATGACAACGATGCTCGCCGTCCAACTTGTAGCCGGCCGGTCGGACGAGCTCGTCGTCACCGATTTGGAAGGGATCAGGCTGATCATCTTCAATCGGCCGGCAGCACGAAACGCGCTGTCGAACGCGATGAAGCAGGCTCTGGTCGCTTGCCTGGATCAAGCCGGGAAGGACGACAATATCCGCGTTGTCGTCCTGACCGGTGCGGGCGGGTGCTTCTCCGCTGGCGCCGATATGAAGGAACTGCGCGCCGGCGCGCAACCGATCCGTCCGCATCCGGGAGAGGCGCTGCGAGCTTTCGGAAAGCCGGTAATTGCTGCAGTCGATGGTCCATGCGCCACCGGAGCATTGGAAGTCGCCCTCTCCTGCAGCTTCATCCTGGCATCGGCTAAAGCGCGCTTTGCCGATACGCATGCGAAGGTCGGGCTTATCGCCGGCTGGGGCATGAGCGCGCTGCTCCCGCGCGCGATAGGGCGCCGCCGCGCCAACCAGATCATGTCGACGGGCGAGTTCATCGACGCAGGGCGCGCCTATGACTGGGGGCTCGTCAACGAGGTCGTCGAGGGCGATGTCACCGAACGCGCCGTGGAGATCGCAAGGCAGATTGCTGACAATCCGCGCGCTTCGGTGGAAGGGCAGATTGGCGCCATGTTCGAGGGCTACGGGGCTTCGCTGAACGAGGCGCTCGAAATCGAAGAACGCATGAAACAAAGCTGGCGGGCCGGGCGGACTGGCCTATTCGCGACCGATCCGAATACGGTGCCGAAAACGTGA